In the genome of Capricornis sumatraensis isolate serow.1 chromosome 4, serow.2, whole genome shotgun sequence, the window GACATACATGGAGAAGAAATTTCTAAATCTCTTTTTCTCAAAGCAGCATTTGTAGGAAAATATAACAgtctctgtggagaaggcaatggcaccccactccagtactcttgcctggaaaatcccacggacattggagcctggtgggctgcagtcgatggagttgctgagggtcagacacgactgaacgacttcactttcacttttcactttcatgcattggagaaggaaatggcaacccactccagtgttcttgcctggagaatcccagggacgggggagcctgataggcaaCCGTAtatggggtcgtagagtcggacacgactaaagcgacttagcagcagcagcagcagcataacaatCTCTGAAGACTAAGGAAAATATTACTTAAATTGCATAGGTAAATAATCATAGAATTACAAAATCGTCATTTAAAATCTGTGCATTAATATAAAGAACATGTTTTAATAGGTAGtgctttttttaagtttatgactgttttcttttttaatataaatttatttattttaattggagattaattactttacaatattgtattagttttgccatacatcaacatgaattcaccatTATGTGAAACGGTGTAAGAAATATTTGACTAGTCCCCCCAAGTGCAACTGAGTTTGTACACAGAGCTTGGATAAGAGACAAGAATCAATTATGAGTCACAGTATAATGAAATGTGCCCCAATTGTGCAATATCAGGAATGAATGATATTGTGGGTCAAATATCACCGGTCAAACCCTAATGAGAATATAATCCTTGAGAGCAATGACACGGTAAAGTCATCATATTTGTTTTGAGAGTAAAATTGAAACCAAATAAATTGCTAACTCAGCTCACCAACtctgaaattatataattattgaaGTGACCAGACCATAAAATTTGAGACTACATCatcaagaaaaaccaggaagcAAGTAAAATTAGTTATTGTTCAGGTTAATGCATATTAGTACATCTCATTCATGTGTTTTAAAGTAGTATTTGCATATGGATTTGTGAATTTAGGAAATTTTTGTTATTAGTAAATGGTGGTTTACCAACAAGAATGCTATTCATGGAGTTCTAAAGAAGCAGCATATCAATAAGTATTGAGTTGTTCATTAGTTTTTCCTAAGTTAAATGGTTttcatttatagaaataaaactataaaaatggcATTCCTTATTTAAAGGAATATCTGCTTCCCAGTAAAGGTTTTGCCCATCTACTTATTCATTTGCTAAGGCAAAattgtaaaacaaaagaaaataagtgtGCATTgtatgaactaaactgaatatagGCAATTATTTAATTTGGTAACGGAAGTTACACTTTGTTGTGTTTTTGGTCTTttatcagaaaaggaagaaattaaggcaTTGCACCAACCAAAGCTTTATGGAAGTAAATTAGGAGAGAGTGCCACCAAAATATTCCCATGGGTAAATAGCTATATTCTAAAGTGATATATTACTATGctgtgttgttgttgctcaggtggttagttgtgtctgactctttccaaccccatgaactgtagcatgccagtctccctgtccctcactatttcccggagtttgctcaaactcacgtccactgaatcTATGATGCCAAGAaagcatctcatcttcttttGTCCCCTTCAACTTAGccctcagttttcccagcatcagggtcttttccagtgagtcagctcttccaatgaatattcagaactgatttcatttaggattgactggtttgaacttcttgcagtccaacgggctctcaggagtcttctccaacaccacagttcaaaagcatctattttcggtgcttggctttctttatagtccaactctcacatccacacatgactactagaaaaaccaaagctttgactagatggacttttgttggcaaaataatgtctgttttttaaaatgctgttgagtttggtcatagcttttcttccaagaagcaagcattttttaatttcatggctacagtcaccatctgcagtgattttcgagcctcccaaaataaatctgtcactgtttccactgtttccccatctatttgccatggagtgatggaactggttgccatgatcttagttttctgaatgttgcatttttagccaactttttcactctcctcctctttcgctttcatcaagaggctttttagttcttttttgctttctaccataagggtggtgtcatctgcatatctgaggttattgatatttctgcccacaatcttgattccagcttgtgcttcatccagcccagcattttgcatgatgtactctgcatataagtgaaagaagcagggtgacaatatgaagccttgaggtactccttccCCGATTTAGAACCATTCttttgttccatgtacagttctaactcttgcttcttgacttgcatacagatttctcaggaagcaggtcaagtggtctgatactcccacctctttaagaattttccacactttgttgtgatccacatggactgtggctacagtccacggggttgtaaaaagtcagacaagactgagcaactaacacacacacacacaaacatgcagggtgataatatacagccttgaagtactcctttcccaattttgaaacagtccattgttccctgtccagtcctaactgctgcttcttgtcctgcatatagatttctcaggaggcagtttagattgtctggtattcccatctatttacaaATTTCCCACAGTTTTACTATGTTCACTAGTCATTTAAACTAGTGAAAATCACCTAAACAAAGTGGGCCTCACttatgcaaaatataaaatgtggAAGTAGGCATACATAAACTCTGTATGCTTTCAAACTCTATTTAGGTTATCTGCAAACTATACTGGTTTTTATAATAATGAGGAGAGGAGGAGAACcaatttaaatatttctgtaCTTTTTACAAAGGAAGCTAAATATCTTAAAGAATACCTTGaaccaattaaaaattattagaaaaaatagCCCTATTTAAGTGTTATCATAAGAGTTTTATTTTATCCATAGTCTATGATAatgtattttgaagaaaaataatgattttgaaCTTCAGATAATATTCCTTACTAGAATGAAAAGCTGAATGGAAATTGGAGAGAGTTCTGTAGGTGAATTTTAAGTTTCATTCATTATCGCCATGAAGGATACTTTAAAAGCTTTGTATTCTATCCTCAAATGTGTTTTgatcttttatttcttataggAAACATCCATTTTCTGTTTGAATGGGGGGAAAGGATCAGCAATGAAAAACCACACAAGACCCACAGAATTCATTCTTCTGGGGCTATCAGATGACCCAGAGCTTCAGattgtgatttttctctttttaatcatCACATATATATTAAGTGTCACTGGAAATTTGACCATCATCATTCTCACCTTGGTGGACTCCCATCTACATACACCTATGTATTTTTTCCTCAGGAACTTCTCTATATTAGAAATTTCCTTTACAACTGTCTGTATTCCTAGATTTCTGGGCACAATTATCACCAGGGACAAAACGATTTCATACAATGATTGTACAGCTcagatgtttttcttcattttcttgggtaTCACCGAGTTTTATCTTCTAACTGCTATGTCCTATGATCGTTATGTAGCTATTTGCAAACCCCTGCATTATACAACCATCATGAACAATAGAGTCTGTGTATTGCTTGTCTTTTGTGCTTGGCTGGCAGGGTTCTTAAACATCTTCCCACCTGTTATTCTTTTTCTCCAGTTAGATTACTGTGGTTCCAATATAATTGATCACTTTGCTTGTGACTATTTTCCCCTCTTGCAACTATCCTGCTCAGACACATGGCTCCTTGAAGTGATTGGTTTTTACTCTGCAGTAGAGATTCTGCTTTTTACTTTGGCATTAATAATTCTATCCTACATGTTCATCATCAAGACAATTCTGAGGCTGCCATCTGCCAGTCAGAGAAAAAAGGCGTTTTCTACATGCTCTTCTCACATCATTGTCATTTCCATCTCTTATGGAAGCTGTATATTCATGTATGCCAACCCATCAGCAAAAGAAAAGGTATCCTTGACGAAAGGAGCATCCATTCTGAATGCTTCTCTTCCTCCTATGATGAATCCATTTATATATTCACTGAGGAACCAGCAAGTGAAACAAGCCTTCAAGGAAACCATCCAAAAGGTTATCTTTTTCTCCAGGAAATGCAAGTGATTATATCATTAAAAGAGTAAAATTCTTTTCAATGCTTTCTATTACTCATAATCTGCCCAAACTCTTTCAGTACAGTTGTATGAGTGCTTTTCATCTGTTCCCGTGTTAAAAAATTCCCCACACTGAACCTAATTAACTGTATAAAGTTGAATGTTGCTTCAgaattttctaaacattttttattctaaTATATTTGGATGAAGTAAAGAACACAGGTTGGTGTTACAATTTTATAGGCCATTTAGTTTGATTAAAAGAATGTTAGAATTGATGtgaatttctgaaattttcattttaccaGGTAATAGAAATGACATTATTagtaatttttattctatttggaACTTTCATGAAGTCAAACGACAGTCACTAGAGGGTTGGAAATTTCaaaaacctccaattaaaataaataaatttatttttttatctacttaaatatttttaaagtttagaaaCTTAAACATATTTGAACTCTTTATACTATTATATACTTTTATAATaatgaggagagagaagaaagaggagggtaGAGTTAATATTTTTTCAGCAATTATTCTATTCCAGGCCTGTTCTAACTATTTTCTTCATATTGCCTCACTGAATCTTGTGAACAGCTTTACTTTattttcagtcactcatttgtatccagctctttgtgctCTCACAGACTGCAAcaacaaggctcccctgtccttcactagatccttgagtttactcaaactcatttccatgatctagtaatgccatccaaccatctcattctctattgcccccttccaTTCCTGCTCacaacttttcccagcatcagggtcttttccagtgagtgtgctcttcacatcaggtggccaaaatattgatgcTTCAGCTTtacaatcagtccttccaatgaatattcagagttgatttcctgtagggcTGACTGGTCTGatcctgcagtccaaaggactctccagaGTATTCTCTAGCAGCATAgtctaaaagcatcaattcttgtgtGCTtaaccttttttattgtccaactcttacatccttacatgactactgaaaaacccatcagttcagttcagttcagtcgctcagtcgtgtccgactctttgctaccccatgaatagtagcacgccaggcctccctatccatcagcaactcccggggttcactcagactcacatccatcgagtcagtggtgccatccagccatctcatcctctgtcgtccccttctcctcctgccctcaatccttcccagcatcacagtcttttccaatgagtcaactcttcatgtaaggtggccaaagtactggagtttcagcttcagcatcattccctccaaagaaatcccagggctgatctccttcagaatggacttctcctggcagtccaagggactctcaagagtcgtctccaacaccacagttcaaaagcatcaattcttcagcactcagctttcttcacagtccaaatctcacatccatacatgaccagaggaaaaaccatagccttgactagatggacctttgttggcaaagtaatgtctctgcttttaaatatgctatctaggttggtcataacttttcttccaaggagtgagcatctttgaattttacggcagcagtgattttggagcccccaaaaataaactctgacactgtttccaccgtttccccatctatttcccgtgaagtgatgggaccaaaaggctttgactatatgcatcattgttggcaaagtgatgcttctgctttttaatacagtgtttgctgctgctaagtcacttcagtcgtgtccgactctgtgcaaccccatagacggcagcccattaggctcctctgtccctgggattctccaggcaagaatactagagtgggttgccatttccttttccaatgcatgaaatgaaaagtgaaagtgaagtcgctcagtcatgcccgactcttagcgaccccgtagactgcagcctaccaggctcctccgtccatggaattttccaggcaagagttctggagtggggtgccattgccttctcctaatacactgtctaggttcatcaaaGCTTTTCTTAAACAACTTTCTGAGGTAACTGTTATTTTCTCCTGAAGACATTTTTACCTTATCTTTTCCTATGGAAATGTTTCATATGATTGTTCTTATTTCACAGCCATGATGAAAAGGTAAAATTGGAGTTAATTTTAATTGGCAATAgagaagaacaagaaagaaaagggatacagattggaaaagaagaagtaaagctttcATTGGCAACAGCATGATACTatacaaagaaaaccctaaaaataccATCAGAAAATGACTAGATTAATCAGTTAATTTAGTaaggttgcaagatacaaaatcaatacacagaaatccattGAATTCCAATACACTAGCAACAAAAATCtgaaagacaaaataaagaaTCAACTCCATTCACCAaggcaacaataacaataaagtaTCTAGGGATAAATGCATTAAAGAGCtgtataaagaaaactataagacactgatgaaagaagtcaaagatgacataaacagatggagagacataccaattcttgaattggaagaatcaacgtaatgaaatagaaagcccagagataaacccaagcACTTTTGggcaccttatcttcgacaaaggagacaTGAATATGCAACAGAGGAAAGACCGCCTCTTCAATGAGTGGTgcaggaaaaactggacagctatgtgtaaaaaaataaaattggaacacttcctaacaccatccacaaagataaaatggattaaagatctctACCTCCTTAtgttttggaaataaaaacaagtatgacctaattaaacttaaaagctttagcatagcaaaggaaatcataaacaagatgacaagacaaccctcagaatgggagaaaatatttgcaaatgaagcaactgacaaaggattaatctctaaaatatgcaagcaactcatGTAGttcaagaacaaaagaaaaattcattgacacaataggcagaagacctaaatagatggctatttctccaaagaagagataaagatggctaataaacacatgaaaaaatatccAACTTCACTtgtcaaaactaaaatgaggtaaAACCTCACATCTGTCAAGATGGTCATCatcaaacaaatgctggagaataTGTGAAGAAATGGGAATCCTcttgcacagttggtgggaatgtgaatttaTAGAGCCACTAAGAGGaaggaacatgtgtatacctatggcggatttatgttgatgtatgggaaaaccaatccaatattgtaaagtaattaacctccaattaaaataaataaatctatattttttaaataaataaaaaataaaaaataataaataaaaaaataggaataaaacttccatatgactcagcaatctcaCTACCGGGCCTATATTCAGAAaatcacaattctaaaagacacaggtaccccagtgttcattgcagcactattcacaatagccaggatggGAGCAACCAtgatgtccatagacagatgaatgggtaaagaagtgtGGTAAgcacatgggcagaggagactgtcaggctatagtctatagcatcacaaagagttgaccatgacagagcacacatgcacagccaTATGCTGGGTTATAAGCTGGTTCATAACAAGCCAAGCATCCACATAAAggaacaaactggaatcaaataTAATGAAGCAGATAAACCCAGAGCCTGCTATACAGAGTggagtaattcagaaagagaaaaacaaatattgtatattaacacatatatatggaaactagaaaaatggtaccaatgaACCTACTTTCAGGGCAGCAgttagagacacagacatagagaacagacctggaACATAGCGGGGTGAGGGTTGGGAGAGGATGGGGCAAATTGAGAGACTGGCATTGAAGCTCATTCATTAAAATATGTGAAACTGATGATAGCCAATGAGAAgttgctgtacagcacagtgagcTTAACCCAGGCCTCCATGACAACCTAGAGAGATGggctggggtaggaggtgggagtgAAGTTAAAAaaggagggggcatatgtatacttatgacagACTCATGTTAACAtatggtagaaactaacacaacattgtaaagcaattattcaaaaatttaaaaacattgaaaaatagtATTCAGCATGATTTAATATTTCCTGAATTTCTAGAAAGAGTGTTTCCTGTCAAAATCAAAACACAGGTCTCTCTCAGGTGCTGCTGCTCTGCCTTTTACTGTCTGTCCCtaattttgtaagaaatattgtgaaaacatggaattaaaaacatttcaaagaggGAAAAGAGGTCAGTTTCAAGGTTAAGTGGAATGATGAGCCCAAAGGAAGGGCAGTACGTGAGAGAATGATGAGAATTTGAATGGcaaaaaatgtatatactatatttggtagttcagttcagtcattcactcatgttcaactctttgcgaccccatgtactgcaacatgccaggcttcccggtctatcaccaacccctggagcttgctcaaactcatgtgcattgagtcagtgatgccatccaaccatctcatcctctgtcatccccttctcctcctgccttcactctttccagcatcagggacctttccagttagtcagttctttgcatcaagtgtcctaagtattggagcttcagcttcagcattagccctgccaatgaatattcaggattgattttctttgggatttactggtttgatctcattgcagcccaaggaactctcaagagtctcctccaacaccagagttcaagaGTATCAATTATTTCTCACTCagtattctttatggtccaactctgacatccatacatgactactgaaaaaatcatagctttaactagatgcatctgtgttgacaaagtaacgtctgatttttaatatgctgtctagtttggtcatagcttttcttccaagatgcaagtgagagggtaacaggcaggaaggccaggggtctccaaatggaggaaatagcctgcaagtgtcagacatttttatctcccttaaatggcaggaagaaacaaactaatgatattttttttccttctctatacaaatttaaaaggtttctcttaaaattctgtgttgccataatgacatcTGGTTTCGCGTGAAGCTAaccattgcctttttcttatgcaaatgtttatcttaagctatgctaatgtactatgcatttaccccaaactctgtcttcaattaggttccgccttttgggctcagaacctacttgataaaccagtatgttatacttcAATAtcgttcctctaatctatgtaaataatactatttgtatggtgctctgcccttcttcaagattcaagttaatccttttatggtCCAAAatgaaccatttggagccaagattatcccaaaatgcatcttatgggtgaggggcctggtgccattctaagttctgagacattcctttctttcactaacagactgctggtgactatataacatccagctaaagactagcagggggtactctttctgcccccttctgatgcctatgtcagaagctttctctatctcctttatactttaataaaactttattacacaaaagctctaagcaatcaagcctcgtctccagccccagattgaattcttctcctccgggggccaagaatcctggtgtcgtAATTCAACAACAGCCTTTCACaagtgtcgtttaatttcatgcttgcagtcaccatctgcaattattttggagcccaagaatttaaagtttgtcactgtttccattgtttccccatgtatttgccatgaagtgatggaaccggatgccatgatattagttttttaaatgctgagtttcaagccagctttttcactctcttctttcactttcatcaagagactcttcagtttctcttcactttttgcccaAAGGATTGTGTCATCTTCTTAcctaggttattgatatttctctcaggaatcttgattccagcttgcgcttcatccagcctggcatttcacatgatgtacgctacatataagttaaatgagcagggagacaatatacagccttaacgtgctcctttcccaatttagtaccagttcattgttccatgtccagttctaactggtgcttctggaacagcgtacagatttctcaggatgtaggtaaggtgatctggtattcccatcactttaagaattttccacagtttgttgtgagccacacactcagaggctttggcatagggttgggaactcatgtatacctgtggcggattcatgtctaTGTACGgcaaaactaacacagtattgtaaagtaaaataaataaataaatgaatgaataataaaataaactaaaaaaagcagacgtagatgtttttctggaactttcttgaattttttatggtccaacagatgttggcaatttgatctctggttccttgacCTCTCCTAAATCCAGTTCTAACATCTGGAGGATTTCGgttaacatactgttgaagcctcactcgGAGaatttgaccattactttgctagtgtgtaagataaGTCcaattgtgcagtcgtttgaacattcttcatggtggagatttctgacaaagagtggtccactggggaagggaatggaaaccacttcagtactcttgccttgagaaccccaggaacagtatgaaaatgcaaaaagatatgacactgaaagatgaactcccctggttggtaggtgcccaatatgctactggacaagaatggagaaataactccagaaagaatgaagagatggaggcaaagtgaaaacaatgccaagtttggatgtgactggggatgtaagtaaagtctgatgctgtaaagaacaatattgcataggaacctggaatgttaggtccatgaatgaaggtaagtcagttcagtcgctcagtcgtgtccaactctttgtgacccaatgaaaagataaatcagaagtggtcaaataagagatggcaagagtgaacatcagcacTTTAGAATCAGGGAACTAacatggactgaaatgggtgaatttaactcagaggacttttatgtctactactgtggataagaagtagaagaaatggagtagccctcatagtcaacaaaggagtctgaaatgcagtacttaggtgaaatctcaaaaatgacagaatgaactctgtttgtttccaaggcaaaccattcaatatcatagtaatccaagtctatgccctgaccagtaacactgaagaagctgaagtagaatggctctatgaagacctacaagaccttctagaactaactcccaaaaaagatgtccttttcatcgtAAGGGAgtagaatgcaaaattaggaagtcgaGAAATATctggaataataggcaaatttagaatacagaatgaagcaaggtaaagactaatagagttttgtcaagagaacacactggtcatagtaaacaccctctcccaacaacacaagaaaagactctacacatggaaatctccagatggtcaatactgaaatcagattgattatattctttgcaggtgaAGATGGGGAAGGTCTATGtattcaacaaaaacaagactgggagctgactatggctcagatcatgagctccttactgccaaattcagacttaaattgaagaaagtagggaaaaccactagaccattcaggtatgacttaaatcaaatcctttatgactatgcagtggaagtgacaaatagattcgagggaatagatctgatagagtgcctgaagaactatggatggaggtttgtgacattctacagaaggcagtgaccaagaccatcctcaaggaaaagaaatgcaaaaaggcaaaatggttgtcttaggagGTCTtacgaatagctgagaaaagtagagaagcaaaaggcaaaggagaaaaagaaagatatatccatttgaatgcagagttcccaagaatagcaagcagaggtAAAAAAGGCTTCCTCGGTGAACAATGCAagaaaattgaggaaaacaatagaatgggaaaggctagattcttttcaagaaaattagagatgccaagggaatattttatgccaagatgggcacaataaaatatagaaatggtACGAACTTAatagaagcacaagatattaagaagagctggcaagactacacagaagaactatataaaaaagatcttaatgacccagataaccttgatgatgtgatcactcaccagatatcctggagtgtgaagtcaggttagccttaggaagcatcactatgaacaaaactagtggaggtgatggaaatccagttgaattctttcaattcctaaaagatgatgctgttaaaatgatgcactcaatatgtcagttttcattccagtcccaaagaaaggcaatgcaaagaatgttccaactactgccCAACTGCACTCATATTTGGTAACATGCTGACAATAAAAGTATGAGCACTGAAAAATACCTCCAGGGGGACTATGTGAAAATTAATAGACTTTGAAAGCCCTGGTTTTTATATCATTGTTCATTGTTATGCCTGTAATTTATAAAacaaggcttttatttttttcatttcctgagaAGAGTACAGTCTTCATGTCCATGAAGGCTGACTTGACTTTCAAATTCCTTAGGGTACAAATaaaggggttcagcatggggattACTGTGGTATTTAGCACAGCCACTCCCTTGCTCAAAGACACCCTGTCCTTTGCTGATGGATTCATGTACATGAAAATGTAGCTGCCATAAGAGATGGAGATGACAATTTGTGGGAAGAACACGTGGAAAAGCCCCTTGTCCTCTGAGAGGTGGAAGAGATCCTCAAAATTGTTCTGATGATATATGGATAGGACAGAATTATTAATACCACAGTGAACATTAAGGTAAACACAGCAATGGAAAAGCCCATCATCTCTAGCAATTTGGTGTCTGAACAAGAAATGTGTGAAAGGGGAAATAATCACAAATAAAATGATCAATTGCATAATCAAGTTGTCTGAACAGCAGGAGTGATGAGAAAATGATTAAGGATGAAGCCAGCCAAGAAGCCAAGACAAGTAGTATGCAGACTCTATGATTCATGGTGCTTTTGTAATGTAGctgtttgcagatggcaatgTAATGGTCAGAAGTCTTGGCAGCCGGTAGGCAAAACTCAGTGACtcccaagagaatga includes:
- the LOC138077817 gene encoding olfactory receptor 6C3-like — encoded protein: MKNHTRPTEFILLGLSDDPELQIVIFLFLIITYILSVTGNLTIIILTLVDSHLHTPMYFFLRNFSILEISFTTVCIPRFLGTIITRDKTISYNDCTAQMFFFIFLGITEFYLLTAMSYDRYVAICKPLHYTTIMNNRVCVLLVFCAWLAGFLNIFPPVILFLQLDYCGSNIIDHFACDYFPLLQLSCSDTWLLEVIGFYSAVEILLFTLALIILSYMFIIKTILRLPSASQRKKAFSTCSSHIIVISISYGSCIFMYANPSAKEKVSLTKGASILNASLPPMMNPFIYSLRNQQVKQAFKETIQKVIFFSRKCK